The Sorangiineae bacterium MSr11367 genome window below encodes:
- a CDS encoding AraC family transcriptional regulator: MKTETRSFYQAAVERTVLRIAETLDEALDLAALARGAALSPFHFHRIFRGMVGETPLEMHRRLRLERAAWQLLERDTAITTIAFEAGYETHEAFTRAFRQAYGNPPSAFRLNAAGVRAGCERPQQIELAARSGVHFRHEAPTPSLVRFLIGEAIMNVTIEEMPEFRLATVRHVGPYHRISEAFARLGALAGPAGLFQGPPPKMLAIYHDDPETTAPENLQSDAGLTVTAGVRVPDGTVEMTIPAGRYAHATHVGPYTELGDAWNRLMGGWLPQSGHRVGDGPTYEVYRNNPTNAAPHELITDLYLPVA, from the coding sequence GTGAAGACAGAGACCCGATCTTTCTACCAAGCCGCGGTGGAGCGAACCGTGCTCCGCATCGCCGAAACCCTGGACGAAGCGCTCGATTTGGCGGCGCTCGCACGGGGGGCGGCGCTGTCACCGTTTCATTTTCACCGCATCTTTCGCGGCATGGTGGGCGAGACACCGCTCGAGATGCACCGCCGCCTGCGACTCGAGCGTGCCGCATGGCAGCTGCTCGAACGCGACACGGCCATCACGACGATCGCGTTCGAGGCCGGCTACGAAACGCACGAGGCGTTCACGCGCGCGTTTCGGCAGGCCTATGGCAATCCGCCCTCGGCGTTTCGGTTGAACGCAGCCGGCGTCCGTGCGGGATGCGAGCGCCCGCAGCAGATCGAGCTCGCCGCACGGTCCGGAGTCCACTTCCGTCACGAAGCCCCGACGCCATCCCTCGTTCGATTCCTCATAGGAGAAGCCATCATGAACGTCACCATCGAAGAAATGCCCGAATTCCGCCTTGCCACCGTCCGCCATGTCGGCCCGTACCACCGCATTTCCGAAGCGTTCGCGCGCCTCGGCGCGCTCGCGGGGCCGGCCGGTCTCTTTCAGGGGCCGCCCCCGAAGATGCTCGCCATCTACCACGACGACCCGGAAACGACGGCACCCGAGAACCTTCAATCCGACGCCGGTCTCACCGTCACCGCGGGCGTGCGCGTGCCCGATGGCACCGTCGAGATGACCATCCCTGCGGGGCGCTATGCCCATGCGACGCACGTCGGGCCCTACACGGAATTGGGCGATGCGTGGAACCGCTTGATGGGCGGCTGGCTCCCGCAAAGCGGCCACCGCGTGGGCGACGGGCCGACGTACGAGGTGTACCGCAACAACCCGACGAACGCGGCGCCGCACGAGCTCATCACCGATCTTTACCTGCCCGTGGCTTGA
- a CDS encoding metalloregulator ArsR/SmtB family transcription factor codes for MSQTIELDRVFHALADPTRRAVLQRLSGGGAAVSELAAPFEMALPSFLQHLKVLEGCGLVRSQKSGRIRTYELSPEPLQAAEGWMVDQRKLWERRLNQLDRYLEELKPLMDAKRKKEKR; via the coding sequence ATGAGCCAAACCATCGAGCTCGATCGCGTGTTTCACGCCCTGGCCGATCCGACACGGCGGGCGGTTCTTCAACGGCTGAGCGGCGGGGGCGCCGCCGTGAGTGAGCTGGCCGCGCCCTTCGAAATGGCGCTGCCATCCTTTCTTCAGCACCTCAAGGTGCTCGAAGGCTGCGGCTTGGTGCGCTCGCAGAAAAGCGGCAGAATCCGGACCTACGAGCTCTCGCCCGAGCCACTTCAGGCCGCCGAAGGGTGGATGGTGGACCAGCGCAAGCTGTGGGAGCGCCGCCTCAATCAGCTCGATCGGTACCTCGAAGAATTGAAGCCCCTCATGGATGCCAAACGAAAGAAGGAAAAGCGATGA
- a CDS encoding SRPBCC family protein, translated as MTIDTTLDLVLERMVDVPPELVWMAWTQPEHVKKWFTPAPWTTIECEIDLRPGGLFRTVMSSPEGEKHPNFGCYLDIVPNRRLVWTDALEAGFRPSRHTAHLGFRFTAAILLEPHGAGTKYVAHVMHSDKEYRDKHETMGFFDGWGTATDQLMAHARTLRV; from the coding sequence ATGACGATCGACACCACGTTGGACCTGGTTCTGGAGCGAATGGTCGATGTACCGCCCGAGTTGGTGTGGATGGCCTGGACGCAGCCCGAGCACGTCAAAAAGTGGTTCACCCCCGCCCCCTGGACCACCATCGAGTGTGAAATCGATCTGCGTCCCGGCGGCCTTTTCCGCACCGTGATGAGTTCCCCCGAGGGTGAGAAACATCCGAACTTCGGCTGCTATTTGGATATTGTCCCGAATCGAAGGTTGGTGTGGACCGACGCCCTCGAAGCGGGATTCCGCCCCTCCCGGCACACGGCCCATCTCGGCTTTCGCTTCACCGCCGCGATCCTCCTCGAGCCGCATGGGGCGGGCACCAAGTACGTCGCCCACGTGATGCATAGCGACAAGGAGTACCGCGACAAACACGAGACCATGGGCTTCTTCGATGGCTGGGGCACCGCCACCGACCAACTCATGGCCCACGCGAGGACGTTACGCGTCTAG
- a CDS encoding methyltransferase domain-containing protein → MSKERTFEGRTHAVDAVAKHYDLTTDATHLVMGDHMHFGLFANQDDSLAKATVGMVDFAVAGCGLGKHSHVLDVGCGSGSAAIYLHEKFGCRVTGISTSARGIELARKNAVGRGDAFEFVVADALRTGLPAESCDMVFIMETACHVRDLLALMRESLRVLKPGGRLVITDPVARKDLAGHIAFMLMNGPRLVPMKFAWGPGIHMRNPGTYAMHCHQAGFRTVELIDLSEHVKPSMDRWEQRALEVRDALMKTSEGRSTFRKFTTGSEHLRFVFEQGFFGHMLLRARKHQSPRAIPAL, encoded by the coding sequence ATGAGCAAGGAACGCACATTCGAAGGCCGAACGCATGCTGTCGATGCCGTTGCCAAACATTACGATCTCACCACCGATGCCACCCATCTCGTGATGGGTGACCACATGCACTTTGGCTTGTTTGCCAACCAGGATGATTCGCTGGCCAAGGCTACCGTCGGCATGGTCGATTTCGCCGTTGCCGGCTGTGGGTTGGGCAAACACTCGCATGTCCTCGATGTGGGGTGCGGGTCGGGCAGCGCCGCCATCTACCTGCACGAGAAGTTCGGTTGTCGGGTCACCGGGATTTCCACCAGCGCGCGGGGAATCGAGCTTGCCCGAAAAAACGCGGTCGGACGGGGCGACGCCTTCGAATTCGTGGTGGCCGACGCCCTCCGCACGGGCCTTCCCGCGGAGTCGTGTGACATGGTCTTCATCATGGAAACGGCGTGCCACGTTCGCGACCTGCTGGCGCTCATGCGGGAGTCACTACGGGTGCTCAAGCCCGGCGGCAGGTTGGTGATCACCGATCCCGTGGCGCGAAAGGACCTCGCCGGCCACATCGCATTCATGCTCATGAACGGCCCGCGCCTGGTCCCGATGAAGTTTGCCTGGGGGCCGGGCATTCACATGCGCAATCCCGGGACGTACGCTATGCATTGCCATCAAGCCGGCTTTCGGACGGTGGAGCTCATCGATTTGTCCGAGCACGTCAAACCATCGATGGACCGCTGGGAGCAACGTGCGCTCGAAGTCCGAGATGCGCTCATGAAGACGAGCGAGGGCAGGTCCACGTTCCGCAAATTCACCACCGGAAGCGAGCATTTGCGCTTCGTGTTCGAGCAAGGATTCTTCGGTCACATGCTCCTGCGCGCGCGCAAGCACCAAAGCCCTCGAGCCATCCCTGCCCTTTGA
- a CDS encoding SMR family transporter, with protein sequence MTGYVYLGLAIACEVVATSALKASGEFKQVGPSLLVLFGYGGAFYFLSKTLQSIPVGVAYAIWSGVGITLVTLIAAMLYRQKPDLPAIMGMLLIVAGVLVIQLFSRNAGH encoded by the coding sequence ATGACAGGATACGTGTATCTGGGGCTTGCGATTGCGTGCGAGGTGGTCGCAACGTCGGCCTTGAAGGCTTCGGGCGAGTTCAAGCAAGTTGGACCTTCGCTCCTCGTTCTGTTTGGCTATGGGGGCGCGTTTTACTTCTTGTCCAAAACGCTGCAATCCATCCCCGTCGGAGTCGCCTATGCCATTTGGAGCGGGGTGGGAATCACGCTCGTGACCCTCATCGCCGCCATGCTGTACCGGCAAAAGCCCGACTTGCCCGCCATCATGGGCATGCTTCTCATCGTTGCAGGAGTGCTCGTCATTCAGCTCTTTTCGCGAAATGCCGGGCACTGA
- a CDS encoding FAD-binding protein — translation MIAYATGVVRLVARHARTAWSGWRHRGEIGNRGYGAESISEAAFEPHDVDDVPMGDSPLVPRRSISGDYAVEPTDLRALRLAVAWANLHRIPIRIHECGLSTNGTSSPPTGELHISMASCRHYRFEEKGTITVGAGVDIEELRATVASHGFDVRETVKDVVMVSGDGRVQRLAGSEEFRRPSGSMGRLGIAYELKLRIRRNSRVAPRTYPLGVSGVVAARSHASEPREADWIGAAKRLVAISARHFAKRAE, via the coding sequence ATGATCGCCTACGCGACCGGCGTCGTACGACTCGTTGCACGGCATGCCCGGACGGCGTGGTCGGGATGGCGACACCGCGGCGAAATCGGAAATCGTGGTTACGGCGCCGAGTCGATTTCGGAAGCGGCATTCGAGCCTCACGACGTCGACGACGTTCCCATGGGCGATTCCCCGCTGGTCCCGCGACGGAGCATTTCAGGTGACTATGCCGTCGAACCGACGGACCTTCGAGCCCTTCGTTTGGCGGTCGCATGGGCAAATCTGCATCGTATTCCCATTCGAATCCACGAATGTGGTCTCTCCACGAACGGCACCTCGAGTCCGCCGACCGGCGAGCTGCACATCTCGATGGCCTCGTGCCGCCACTATCGCTTCGAGGAAAAAGGCACCATCACCGTAGGGGCCGGCGTCGACATCGAGGAACTGCGCGCCACCGTCGCATCGCACGGCTTCGACGTGCGGGAGACCGTCAAGGACGTGGTGATGGTCTCGGGCGACGGGCGCGTCCAACGGCTTGCCGGCAGCGAGGAATTCCGTAGGCCCTCCGGCTCGATGGGACGCTTGGGAATTGCCTACGAGCTCAAACTGCGGATCCGGCGGAATTCACGCGTCGCCCCGCGCACCTATCCGCTGGGCGTATCGGGTGTCGTCGCCGCGCGAAGCCACGCGAGCGAACCGCGCGAGGCGGATTGGATCGGGGCCGCCAAGCGTCTCGTCGCCATCAGTGCCCGGCATTTCGCGAAAAGAGCTGAATGA